The genomic stretch ATCAGGAACCAGGGCGGATCTACGCAGATCAAGTGCTTTATACTTCGTGTGACGTCTTGGAAACACGGCATCGCACCGCAAGCACCGCGCCCCAACCCTAAAAAGTTGCGTTGGGAAGGGCTTCGCGATTCCCTCTATGCTTCTCTCCCCCTCGTCTTCTTCCGTATGTAGTTTGCGATGAGGGCGGTAACTGGAACCGTGATCTCCTCGAAGCGTATCTCCCTCTCGAAGGCCTCCGCTGTCGTCTCCCGCTTCGCTGCCAACCAGAACGCCGCCCGCCCGGAGGTGGCAGCTTACGTCCGCCGCACCTCCGTGGCCTTCGACGAGCTCGTCCGCTTCCACCGCGAGATTCGAGCCGCTCGCAAAGGATCAGATATCGAGAAGCCGATCGCGAAGGAGGGGGAGGCAGAGGAGGAGCTGAAGAAGAACAAGAGTAGGAAGAGGAGCAGAGATGAACCCGAATTTGTCAATGACGGAACCCTAAGAGTTGGAGGCTATAAAGAGGTCGAGGATGGATGTAGAGATCGTCGTGGGGGCGGGGTTGGGAGTGATGGGGAGggagagaaaaagaagaggaggaagaaggccgATGAGGAAAGGGGCTACATTGCTATAAAGGATGAGAAAGTTCCGGTGAGCAATGGGAATTTGGTGGAACCAGGGAGGGATTATGGAGATGGAGCAGAGTTACGGAAAGAtgggaagagaagaaagaagaagatgaaggtcGATGTGGGGGAAACAAGCAGTCCTGGCAGGAAAGTTAAGCAAGAACCAGAGCTGGTGGAAGAAAGACATCGGcacaggaagaagaaagaaaaggagaatcGCAAAGGAGATCAGAAAGAGGAAATTCCTGCAGGAGTTGTAGATCGAAAACATAGAAAATCTTTAGATGTTGGAGAAGATTTAGGGGATTTGAAGGATGAACAgcataagaagaaaaagaagaaaaatagacCCGAAGATTAGCAAAGATGTAATCTTCGAGTCACTTCAATGGGGGCTAATTAATAGTTGAATTTAGAAGGCACACAATCGTAAATTCGTAATTGTTATCTCATCTGAAATTAAAAGGGGAATTGGACTTTTGAGTTCTGATTTGATGCATCCAGAACTGCAAGCCTGGAGTGGAGACAGATTAGGTTCCGTCATAAGGTAATCTTGACATCACATGCTAGCTTTTTTAATATCTTAGCAATTGTATCATCATAGGACTTGTCTGATGGAATTTTGATCATAATGCTTTTGTCTTGTTACAATCTAGTTTATATTTCAGCTTGCAGTTAACTGTGACTTAAGAGGTTCGTTGCTTGATATGCGCACATAGCCATGTTGGTTCTATATATAGTATGGCTTTCTGGTTAATTTTGCAGTTCATGGTCCTTTTATTGTTCATTATAACCATGTGCTTGAGGGATTCCTTTGGTAGAAAATATTTGAAACGCATAGTGTATGAACAATCTGGTGTGTGGTTGTTAGCTTAAAAATTTGAATTGCATAGAATTTCAATCTTATATCACTATTTGATTGTTAGCTTGCATCGGGAAGAGAATTTGATTCACCAAAATTAATTCAACATTGTTATAACAGAGTATCTTAAAACTTCCCGGTGTGTATACTATTGACTAAATAGAATATCGTAGTAATTGTTCTTCTCCCCTTTTAAGAGCATCTTATCTATCTTTGCCATCATAACTCCGTATGGTAGAGATAACTTCCAAATGCCGCTGTCGGTGATCCAAATAGCTCTCGATTTAATAGGATAAGCATTTCATGATACTGTAACTGGATTTTACCTATGAAATTTTAGTTATTGTTTCCTTTTTAATTCAAGTTTTTGTATTCATAGGGTTTCGATGGATATGACGATTCATGTCAATCAATGGAATCTTAACCTCTTTTTTTAAATATCAGACAATAAGATGAATTTGAAATAGTAGTTAGCATTCTGATCATAAAGCATGATGACTAGAATATGTATGAGTGTGAGATATCAAAAAACATAAAGCATGATGACTACAACATTCTGATCATTAAAGATCCTGATTACCTCTCTAAATAGCATCTAAACACTCCTTGATCTTACATAAATACTTATAATATCCATGGTTGGATATCCACATATTCTGAAGAATGTCTAGAAACCATAAAACAATTCTTTTGTCTTTGCCCTCTCTTTATGTTCTAATTTATAGCTTTTGAAAAAAAGATTTATCTAGATGCTTTAAGATTATATAACTATGTTTTTCCATGATATTAAATCAGAAACTCCTCTAATCTTGGAAACATCATGGTGCCCTGATTCCTACATCTGGCAAATCCTAGATATATGCCATTGCTGGTTGAAGTTATGCCTGAGCTAGCTGTCTCAGCCAACATGAAGTCTTTGAACCTACTTGTATTGCCATTGATGATATTCGTGGAACCCTATGGCGGCAGGTCTTAGAAATTCCATGTTGTGTGGCTGTCAACCTTTGTTCTAGCAATTGATAGGTAGCAACTCTTGTGGTCTATTTATATTGATCTCTGTTGCTGAACTCTGGGATCATATACTCGAGTTCTAAGAATCCCCATGTTATTGTTACCTGATGTCCTAATCCGGAAGTTGCTGCCAACTGCCTTTTTCTTAAAACACTCCAAATCTTTGGTGTTTCAGAAGTAGTTATTGAATATAGTCGCACAGTGAACGTTGAGTCTCAGCTTTGATGTCGTATAGTACTTTACAGCTACTGAAACTTTCTCTATAATGAGCCTTCCTAGCTGCAGCCAGAATAGATTCCACATCTTAGTTGTTTGCTGCACATTGAATGACATGTAACCGACTCTTTAGTCTTCACCTGGTTTTCACTGGTCAGTATATAAACTACAATGTCAGCCAGTGTGGattctcttctcttttttccATTAGATGCCTTTTtaataaattgaaaaaaaataatgaagtcttttttgctcttaattcttgaAAAGtgtttttgaaataaattatatttgaAAAGCATGACTTCCTAAagtaaatatttcacttttgtgTTTTTTTAAAGGAAATACATCACTGCAtagaaacaaaatttaaattatgAACGGATAAAAAGGCCTGAGTCAAAGTTCATCCCAAGGGCCATGGCCCAAAAAAAATtgctttgtttttatttttcctatAGTATTCTTGAAATGCCAGTTGTCATCCATTTCCGTTTGCCTTTGTCCTCGTCTACCACTATCGTCGTACCTTCGTTTGTTACCTCCACTCTTTGTCCTCATCCATTATCTTAAGTGTACACTCGTTTGGTATCATGTATGACTCTCAACCATCGTGGATGCTTTTACGTTTGTTACCTTCACTCTTTTGTCCTCCTCATCCATTGTCTTAAGTGTGCACTCGTTTGCTATCATCAGTATGGCTCTCAACCATCGTGGATTCCTTTACCCATGTCTATCATTGTCGAGGCATTGTCAAGGCTTCGCTACGAGGCCCCATCATTAGGACCTTAATGAAGGTGTTAAGAGGGTCAAGATAACAGCATAGGGTGTCCATATGAGGGTGCAATGATAGTGATGAACGAGAACAAGCGATGGTCAATGATGGATGTGAGGCATTACgagtattataaaaataaaaacaagggTAGCTtctaaaaaaaaacctaaataaGGATTTAATttttccaaagaaaaaaaaaatcgccCAAGTTCCATTCACAAAAAAGAATGTAATGAATTATTCATCAATAAGAACTTCAATTTTAACAAGTCAGGTTGCAAAAAGATTACAATCATGAGTTTCTCTTTTAGCAGACTCCAAAATTTAGATCACATCGTTTAGAAGCAATGTGTGGTCAGAAGAATTATATTTTCCCGTGGCGCAAAACATTAGACCGGCAAAGTGCCTTTTCAGCTCCTGACATCCCGGCGCAGGAATCTGTAGCCCCCAAAGTAATTGCAAAGTATAGATAGATGGTGCACAAGACTGCCAACAGAGATAGCATCGTCAAGAGGAACCTGTGACGCTGAAGAACAGTAGACCAACTACCCAACTCAACATGACCTGACGCCTGCTGCTTGGATGGTGATGGCGACAAATTTGTGCTCTGAGACCTCCTATGAGGGGATGACAATGATTCGAGAGCCATCACGGTTTGGATTAATCCGAACCAGTTTAGGCCCGCCCTGAAAGACAAAAAAACACACGGCGGCCAGACAGAGAGAGAGTGTGTCGTAAGCAGTATATTTTCAGAACAGCTCTTGGACAAAACATTCAAGAATTGTTGATAAATGGAAGAGGAGAGGATACTTTGCCGTTTACAATTGCATTGCAACAAATAAGATCACATTGTTCTTGACAAAAAGGATAACAAAATCTAGGGTAAAAGATGTAAATTACTAACTTTATATCAGTTTCTAGGAATAACACACAAGGATACATGCAACAATCTTTGCAGTACATGTGAACCTTATTGACTTAGAGAATGTAAAGTTCAAATAGAAAAGACACTTCGATCAGGTGAAAGTTTTGGCATGCTTAATGTTTTTATTAGTGGCCCTCCCTATTGGGTATTTATCTGCATAACAGTTAAATAACACTGCTAGGGAATTGGAAATGTTGATATAGAGACAAAGCTTTTACAGAGACTTGACAATCAAATTGCAGAAAATGAAAGTCTAAATGTAAGTTCATATCTGCTTTTGCCGTATCGATGCTAAAGTTGTATCCTTAGCTAAACATATATCATGGAAAATATTAATTTTCTCAGACAAGTGTTTGCTTATTTTAATTCCAGCAAACAGGGAAAGAAGGTATAATAAAAGATCTCTATGCTTTGGTGCATTTCATGAATTCTTCAGGCAGAATAGAATAAAAACCAAGTGTTCTACTTCCTGCCAGCTAGCCATCGAGGTACTCGACAGTCTCTGGACTCTCTGTATGATCTTAGCAATGGACGGTCTGCCGAACCTCGACCGAGCCTTGGGTTCAACAGACACCCTCCATGGCATCAGGTTAATAGACAGCTAACCTAGACCTGATCAGTCTTTCACAGCCATGAATCCTTGTCCTTCGATGTGGCTATAATGCAAACAAGTTATTTCCACATTTCAGATATAATATAATcatagatttttatgcttacaatcggTATCAGagcctaagttttgagatcaaatGCATTAGATCTGTTAATTTATTTACGATGCATAGATTACCTTTATTCTTCAAGAATTATTAAGCAGTAATGGTCATCGTCGACCTCGTTGCGAATCTGCGACCACGCTAGGCAGCATGCGCACCACAGCGCATGCAACCACCGTACGCGGGCATCACAGTGCTCATGCGACAGCCGGTCGCACGCGGGTGGAACCTGTCCATGCGACGGCCGCATGTAGGCAGAGAGCCCCGGCAGCGGCCGTGCATGCGGGTAGGCCGTGCCCATGTGGCAGTCGCGTGCGAGCAATGGCAACGCCGTGGCGGCAACGGCCGTGCGCAGGCTAGAATTGTCGTAGGTAGCCGCGCACAAGCGGCGGCAACCCCACGCAAAGGCAATCGCACCgtaggcagcagcggcagcgccgcacgCGAGGTGGTGGCGGCGACGaaagcagattagggttttggcataattatgattttgccctcgaggctagttttgtaaaattacagttttaccctttgcaaatttcgtaattttaatttatgttctgtcaacgtatttatagttttaccctcgggtctaatttctatCAAATTACAGTTCTGTCATTCATAAATCGCATATTTTCAATTTAtatcttttcaaatatttacgattttatcaaaattaagaaatttagtttatattctcaattataaaattgataaatatgatttattataattattattaattttaatcatgattatatttttgattatttgattagatttaattttgatttaaaaaatataaattatgatttactttatagttttctcatatgaattattgattatacatgtagtaaataaaattaaaatctaattattgtttttagaattttatttatttattcacatgtatatatatgaaattatgaaataatatttacatttcgcatgatttatatgttatcatgattatcatatgagttttcttactgattaatattaaataattattattattatttattattgaactacttaacattaatgttcaataattattattattatttatgattaaattaaatgttcaattattattattattatttattattaaactatttagcattaatgttcaataattattattattatttattattgaattgcttagtattaatgttcaataattattattgttatttattattgaactacttagcatcaatattcaataattattatggttattttattattaaactgctttgcaaaaattaaaaaaattgatgaatattatttgtaatttatctcgTTAAGTTTTATTTGACTAGTAGTTGCCGCTTGGGATGATAAATTTTTGTGATattaattacaataaaagttttctcatttatagaatattttatattttattttatattattgcattagtcttgtagccaccaaagtgacttggactaatgacttataaaataatattaaggaattagtcttaaatgatattaagaaaataatattaataatgacatatataattatgagatttagataattccaaaggagaatctaattcaaataattatgtgacggGGTAGAATGAAACTGTTTTGGATAtctttgcagtttagggttgtatacccaaaggtagttTCAGTcttccataaatattcttgagtgaacactagatatgtcaatatttcacccaaaggtgtaatatagatgatatcaatagtttatcaatttttaacaaactcaaagcattaatgttgttctatattttttgcagtggtacttccgcatatacattcttATGTATCTAGTGTCCCTGTactatctggatcaaattatttagaatggttagagcatgtgcaattcactgtattagatcttgatttagtattacttgttgaaaagcctacagacttgactgatgaaagtactgtagaacaagttaatgaaatgaaagcttgggaaagatctgatagactttgtttaatgttcataagaatgataattgcaaataacataaagacttcattatcgATTGCAACTAgcacaaaggaatatttaaaggttattaaagataaatttaaatctattgataagtcattggctgacacattaataaaagaactgactacggctcagtatgatggcactcgaggaattcaggatcacatcctcaatatggctaacaaagctgcaaaacttaaaacattaggcatgaattttgatgagtctttcctcgtgcaatttattctcaattttcttccttctcagtttggcccattcaagattcactacaatacaaataaggataattgggacttgaatgagttgactagcatgtatgttcaggaagaattgagattaagtcaGAAAAGTCCATATAATGTCATGATtactactcaaggagctggtaataagaaaaaaaaattgaagcattatcaatcaaagaaatttgCTGTGTTTGAAAATGTTAAACGGACTAATGGAAAtaaagcctttactgtaaagtgcttcttttgtggcaagaaagaacACATGAAAAAGGACtgtattaaacgcaagacttggttcgaaaagaaaggtattaactcgacatttgtatgtttcgaatcaaatattatagaagttctttctaacacttggtagattgattctggtgcttcaactcatgttacaaataacatgcagggatttctttcaattcggaaaccaaaagaacatgaaagattcatcattgtgggaaatcgtcttaaagcgaaagtgatatcaatgggaacttatcgtctacgcttagagacgggtcacttgatggatcttgttgacacatgttatgtccttacaatttctaaaaatttagtttctctttctagaatcgaTGAGTTAgaatattgtctttcttttggtagtggcaaacccagcatgttttatgattcaataaaagttggttttggaattttgtgtgatggtttgtacagaattaatttggatcttgagtttgcaaagacattaatgaccctacaattaagtgttggattgaaacgtagtttcaataatgaaagatcttctatattgtggcatagacgattggggcatatctccaaggaaagaattgaaagattagtgaaggataatattttggaacatttagacttcattgattttgatgtttgtatagattgcattaagggaaagcaaactaaacattataaagaaaaatgccacaagaagtaaagaactccttgagattattcatactgatatctgtagAACACtctatattccttgttttagtggagaaaaatattttatcacatttatagatgatctgtcctaatatggctatgtttatctaatacataaaaaatctcaaaccattgatactcttgaagtatacataaatgaggttgagagacaattagatagaaaagttaaaattatcagatctgACAAAGGTAGTGAATTTTATGGCAAATATGATGGATCTGGTCAAactattggtccttttgctagattcttagaacAACGGGGCATttatgctcaatatgcattaccaggtgtgccacagcagaacgaTGTTGCTGAAAgacgaaatcgtactctgatggacatggttaggagcatgatgagttattcttctgtacttgagtcgatgtggggtgaagctcttaggacaactatatacatcttgaatagggttcctagtaaatcagtttcatcgactccatttgagttatggacggaTAGAAAGcccaatctaagacatttacatatttagggGTGTCCTGTAGAGATAAGAGTagtctaagacatttacatatttggggatatcctgcagagataagagtattcaatccacatgaaaagaaattggatccaagaactatttcaagatattttattgggtatccaaaaaaatccaagggatacaaattttattgccctaatcataggagaatagtagaatctggtaatacaAAATTCCTAAAAAATGacaaaatcagtgggagtgaaaaatcttgaAGGGTTAATTTTAATGTCGAGGATATTTAGGTATTCtctcatatcatctcctattcgagagattattgttcctcaaatcaattagagtattgatgagggtgaacaacaaaataacattgaagaactctcacatgatgttgatgtcgccactaatgatcttatagaacaatcacaattggtagatttgagaagatctcaaaagaaaaggaaacatgtcatttatgatgattatgtggtatatctgcaagaatcaaattatgatataggaataaaaagagacctcttatcgttttcacaagccatagaaagtaacgattctaaaaaatggtatgatgcaatgaaagaagagttaaaatcaatggtccggAATGGtatctgggatctcgttgaattgcccaataattataaaagagtcggttgtaaattaGTCTTTAAGACAAAATGCGACTCAATGGGTAATATCAAATGATACAAAGCCAGACTTGGGGCCAAGGGATTTTCTcaaaaggaaggcatcgactataatgagactttttctctagtttcaagaaaggactcattaagaatcatcatggcATTAGTAGCTTATTATAGTCTTGAGTTGCATTAGATGGAcgtgaaatctatatggaacaacttaAAGGATTcgttaaaaagggaaaagaaaattgggcttgtaaacttaagaaatccatttatgaccttaaacaagcttccagacaatagtatataaaatttcataataccattacttccttcggatttaaggaaaacactgttgatcagtgtatatatctgaaggtaagtgggagcaagtttattatattggtcttatatatggatgatattttaaTTGCCAATAGTGatattggtttattgcacgaaaccaagatatttctcaacaagaactttaagatgattgatatgaatgaggcaacctatgttattggcattgagatattcagagatagatctcaaaaattattaggattgtctaaaaaagaatatattgatcgtatcttgaaaagatttaatatgcagctttgctcagccaataatgtacctattactagaggtgaaaaattcagtcaaaaccagtgcttaagaaatgacttaaaaaagaatcaaatgaaaaatattccttatggatacgcagttggaagtctattatatgctcaaatatgtacaagaccatatatcagttttgtagttgcaatgttgggaagataccaaagcaacctaggaatgaaacattgaaaacctgcaaagaaagtaattagatatctgcaagggacgaaagattatatgctcacatacaggagatcagatcagcttaaagtgataggatattcagatgctgattttgcaaattgcttcgacaataggaagtccacttcatgatttgtatttatgttagctgatGGGGTAATTttttggaaaagtgcaaagcaatcgcttattacaacatcaacaatggaagctgaatttgtggcatgctttgaggccacaaatcaagctttatggctgtaaaattttatattgggacttggtgtggtcgactcaattatcaagccgctgaagatattttatgataacactgtagcagttttcttctctaagaatggcaagtactctagtggttccaaacacattgagataaagtacttggtggttgagaaagagtccaaaaacagcaagtgtcaattgagaacttgagcaccactatgatgattactaatccattgacaaaagctttacattgtaaaatattcaaagaacatgtttttAGAATGGGctcgtgagcaagtcataaaagatatggtgatgcatgtttatgtgaatgctattattgacattcttcttgcttaattaaagttatatgtttctgctatcctatttacatttatgtttatgcatattatgattAAATGTAATAAcatgattgtcttgacaagataaattacaagggtcattatggactatattaggaaagactaataatgttgtagtacatagaagagagtatgacattgatgaaatacaaccgctataactcgcattgatagttggacttaatataatattattatgtttattggacttatttgcttattttaaaacatggccatgtataaaatgcattTCAAAATtccttggaatccaattaggtaaaattatattcaaacaaattttgttttatttattttaattttgaatatctcttttatatcttatcaattaatgggccaagtgggagaatgttaggtttttgtggcccttttataattggataagatatataatataactaattgggttccgttaaaatattttagccaatagaataGAAGTCCACTTACAGAACGATTCCttgggagataaccttgatgagaagaaatctcttgagatcttatcgtagaccctctgctcttgcctataaaaagacaggacctctagggggtCGAGAGAACGTTGACGTGTTAGCATGTATACACGTACAGACGCACCTCTCCATTGGGGATTTCTATTTTTCtcctcaactggtatcagagcctaggttttgagatcaaatgcattagatctattaatttaattattatgaTGCGTATCTTTCGATGTCATTTGTTCAAAGATCCCGTTTGATCTGTTAAGCACCATCTTTGATCCAAACAtcatctttaatccaagatcgatACCGTCTCTAAGCTAAGATCGTTGCAAAATATACAAGAagtagatcctttctcctctcttcctatcctttcacaggacctaCTAAGATTGATGGATTTTGGGGGAGAGAGTTgaggagaaaaacaaaaatcc from Musa acuminata AAA Group cultivar baxijiao chromosome BXJ1-3, Cavendish_Baxijiao_AAA, whole genome shotgun sequence encodes the following:
- the LOC135622608 gene encoding uncharacterized protein LOC135622608, whose product is MRAVTGTVISSKRISLSKASAVVSRFAANQNAARPEVAAYVRRTSVAFDELVRFHREIRAARKGSDIEKPIAKEGEAEEELKKNKSRKRSRDEPEFVNDGTLRVGGYKEVEDGCRDRRGGGVGSDGEGEKKKRRKKADEERGYIAIKDEKVPVSNGNLVEPGRDYGDGAELRKDGKRRKKKMKVDVGETSSPGRKVKQEPELVEERHRHRKKKEKENRKGDQKEEIPAGVVDRKHRKSLDVGEDLGDLKDEQHKKKKKKNRPED